Genomic segment of Andrena cerasifolii isolate SP2316 chromosome 7, iyAndCera1_principal, whole genome shotgun sequence:
TccaagggatgttcggcaattggaggttttagaaaaattgaagctttgcagaaatgtagttaaAGTGATGCTAATACTGTAACCATCTTTTGTTTCGGCAATGAAACGGTCTTTAGACCCTTTAGACCCATTTTTTACCCATTTCACTGTGTAGATTCACCCGCCGAAGTATTAACTCGCACCGAGCAATTCCCCTGCGTCACGAATGTTTAAAGTACCTCACCTGAGACTTCATTATCTCATCAGAAGCCGCGATGATATCCTTCACGTGAAACTCGGATAGTTTCTGTACCAACTCTGCAGAATCTGTAGTGTGTATTCCGAGAGCCTCCCCTAACATAAAAGCAAGTTCTCTGGGGTTGTAGGACACCGCCCATGGATTAATTATCGTTCCGCTTTCCTGAATAACACCGGTGAACAAGCCTAAAATGTAACGAGATGGAACGTTCGCAGATAATTCGAAATCTGCTCGTAGCTGATCGTAATCACACATCGTGCTTGATTATATCGGTGTTCAAGAATCGgtgcgaagaaaaaaaaagttctcGACAACAGGTCACGATATAAGGTGAATTATTGTGTGCCTTTGTGAATTTTACGAAATCGCCGTCCACATTACCTTCGGACATGGGCGACAACATGTGATACTGAGCAGAGGCTGCTCCTGAGCTCTGGCCGAAGATAGTGACTCTATTTGGGCAGCCACCGAAGAAATGTATGTTATCTTTCACCCATTTCAGCGCCATTACTTGGTCTTTCATCCCAGCATTCCCGAAAGCGCTTTTGTCACCTGTATTCAAGAATCCTGAAACGTAAAACAAATAAGTCGCGTGAGTTTGCTTCGAGAGTAGCCTGTTGAAAGGTTTGAATACTGAGTACAGAGTATTCGTCAGAGTTTATTGCATTTGTCAACATATTGGAATTACAATAGTGTTTAAACGTTATTTCTGCAGTTATGTATTCCATGCGAAATCGATTATTTCTTACACTTGATGCGTGGAATTTTTATGGAATTCGAATATAACatagtcagtggcggatttaaggaaaaaaggcccaggtggcaaacgttctgaggggcccatttttggagggaaatgaagaggtagtttactaaaagtgggctaagtgtagtagtgcagaaaaaaatatagtgtttggttaaagtcattttttttttgaagataagggccctgcggggccttctgtgcagggacctaaccggcaactgctcatcagccgccctgttaaatccggcACTGATCGTGGTCCGCGTGAAATTGgggggagtttaagtcatcgtttcgctggtttcgaatttgtttaaaaaatacgagaCGTCAAAGTTCGCGATTTTCACGTTTTCGTGGCGCTTCGacgtttgtattttttaaacaactttgAGATCAGTAAAATGATGGCTCAAACctcccctaatttcacgtggactgtaacatatttcaatttcatcaaaaccCCTGAAAtgaactgcaaaagttgattaATTTCATTTAAGGAACGCAAATCATAGAATCTTCCAAATTACACACAGAGAAGTGGTGAATTTCTAATATAAATTCATGATTAGAAAAGTTGACGGTGAGTAACGTTCACGCGAGTCTTTTGTGCTCAAGTCACTTACCGAGAGCTCCAAGCCTGTAACTAACAGTGACAACCAACACGTCGTCTTCGATCAAAAAGTCTGGTCCAAATAGCATATCACTGGCCATGCCGGAATTCCATACACCAGGATGAAACCATACCATAACGGCTTTGCGAGCCTCCTTGTCCAGAACGGGGGTGTAAATGTTGAGGTAAAGGCAATCCTCCTCCCCAATCAAGCCCTTTTGGATCATGCAGTAAAACGGGCATGATGCACGGTGCTCAGTAGCGTCGTACACACCGTCCCAAGAATCTCCTGGCTCTGGCATCTGAAGTACATCGCAATTTATAGTTGCACCTTTCGTCATTGTATCTTTTGAAGAACCATAACTTAATTTCGTAACTTAAACAAATAATTCTGGCATGAATCTTGTTATCAGCCTCTTTAACCGTGCAAGGATGGCTCAGCATAGATCTCTTTAATTAATACTGCTTTGAATTTCTGGATTTAAAGTTTATTCTTTTGAAAATGTTTCCAAGAATTAACAATTCTGAGGGAAGCATTCCCAAAACGACACACCTTTAATCTAGAATATATTGCATAGCATTTACTACTTTCAGTGTTAGAAATCACTACTAACGTGCTCTGCAATTTTGTACCTTCTACTACTGATCACCAGCACGTCACAGTGCATTATTCAAATCAGCAATCCTTCTTACTTACGCGAAACTTGTTGGGGCCAACATTTGGCTTTGCATATGGAACACCCTTGAAACTGTAGTAGGGTTTGTTGTGGAGAACAGTTTCAGTCTTCAGCCCCTTCAGGATACCCTGGGGAATCTCTAACTGAACGTCCTGGTCCGCGTACACGGACACGAACACGAGTCCATAAAACACCAACCTTTTCAGCCACATGTCGAGTGTCTAGCGTGCAAAATTGTCGAGCAGTACTTATAGCCGTTGCCTTTGTGGCGGGTAACATCCTGCGCAGCTTTGATTATCAAGCTCTAAAAAGACAGGCTGCGGGAAAATGGATTACATAAGTAAATGCTGCAGCGAGCAGACGTGGTCGCGCACGTACGGATTATCCTCGCGATCATTTCCCATCTGTTGATCGCGATAACAAACGACGGTGATTTTCGGATAGCTAACTATCGGATATCctccatttttgtttgaattaccTATGCTCGTTGCA
This window contains:
- the LOC143371405 gene encoding esterase E4, whose amino-acid sequence is MWLKRLVFYGLVFVSVYADQDVQLEIPQGILKGLKTETVLHNKPYYSFKGVPYAKPNVGPNKFRMPEPGDSWDGVYDATEHRASCPFYCMIQKGLIGEEDCLYLNIYTPVLDKEARKAVMVWFHPGVWNSGMASDMLFGPDFLIEDDVLVVTVSYRLGALGFLNTGDKSAFGNAGMKDQVMALKWVKDNIHFFGGCPNRVTIFGQSSGAASAQYHMLSPMSEGLFTGVIQESGTIINPWAVSYNPRELAFMLGEALGIHTTDSAELVQKLSEFHVKDIIAASDEIMKSQNTLNGRMSAFVPSVEVDLGQDIFLPTDPWTLLKSGKIADVPIMSGVNANEAAFFAPLMIDAIELLNTQPELFLPDDLNITDSNEQRETGECLRRFYFGDKQVSKDDINEYSRMLADVIFVAGELMSLDILKDRISAPIYEYLFSYEAPFGFMKGLFGITDGVAHGDEIGYLFYSNAFKNLPEPGSSGEKMTNVMTKMWTNFAKDRNPTSELDNDLTVNWEPKGKENNYLIINEELKMEKDLMKDTLDYWKNKKYKNVYP